A region of the Acidisoma sp. PAMC 29798 genome:
ACTACGACCGATGGCCATCATGCCGAGGGTGACGACAAAGGACGCGAGGCCGAATTCCGAAATCAGAATCCCGGAAATTAGCCCCGCCGTAGAACCCGCCAGCAGGGCCGCGACGGCCGCGCCGCCAAGCCCCAGCGTTGGGATGGTCACGCCGAAGATGATGCCGGATACGCCGGCGACAGAACCCACCGAAAGATCGATCCCGCCTGTCAGAATGACGAAGGTCATGCCGATGGAAACGATGCCGACGACGATGGACTGATCGAGAAGATTAAGCAGGTTCTTGACGGTCAGAAAGTAGGGCGAGGCGATCGACAGCACCACGGCGATCAGGATCGCGAGCGCCAGCATCCTGAGTTCCAGTCGGCCAAGAACAAACCGCCCGACGCCGCCGGCCGTCATCGCTTTGCGCGTCGGCGTCGCTTGCCTGGTCATGCTCATACACGCTCTCCAAGCTCTTCGGTCACCGCATCGGCGGCGTCGCCGGCGAGTGCCGCGTGAATCCGGCGACGCACGTCACCCTCATCCAGCGTGCCGGTGGTGTCAGGCAGAACCAGAACGATCATGCCATTGTCATGGCCACGTTCGTTCTTGAGTATCGTCACCAGCAGCCCTCGGTCTCCGCCGGCCGCAAGCGCGGCACCGATGGGCAGATCATCCATCGCCGTAACTTGCCCGGCCTTCAGCCAGGGCAAGGCCGTGCCGGCGGTCGCCAGGAAGGCTAGTCGGTCACTATCCGCAATGCCCCAGAAGGCGGTCCCGCCGTAATCGGATGCAAGGCCGGTCAGAAGATGCTGCACCCGCGCCATGGAGCTTCGGGGTGCGGCCAGCAGCGTCAATGTCTCTTCAACCAGGGAAGCCGCCGGCACGTCGGCCGTCGACCGGCCATCGCTGATCACCACGACGCGTTCGCAAAGGCCGAGCAGTTCCTCGAAATCCGAGGAGACCACGAGGACGGCGACGCCCTCATCGGCAATCTTGTGCAGCAGTTTGTAGATCGAGGCGCGGGTCGCAATGTCCACGCCCCGCGTGGGCTCGTCCAGCATCAGGACCTTCGGCTGAAGCAAGAGCCAACGGGCGATAATAATCTTTTGCTGCATCCCACCGGAAAGATTGAGCAGACTATCATCGTCCAGACGCGACAGCGGCAGATCGAGAAGGCCGAGCAGGTGCTCCACCTGCGCACGGCGACGGCCATAGCCGCAGAAGAAGCCACGCGACGCCGCAAGGTGACCGAGCAACAGATTCTCGCGCACCGTCATGTCAGGCGCGATGGCCTGATGGCGCCGATCCTCCGGCACCAGGGCGACGCCCGCGCGGATCGCCTGGGCGGGTTTGCGTGGCGCAAAGGCTGCGCCGTCCAACAGCATCGTGCCGCTGCGCCGATGGCGCAGGCCGAAGATGCCTTCCACCGCTTCCGACCGTCCGGCGCCGACAAGACCCGCGAGGCCAAGAATTTCGCCGGCATGCAGATCGAAGGAGATATCCTTGACGAGGGGATCAACCCTGAGGTTGCGCACGGAAAGGCGGCATTCGCGCGCCCCATGCGTCGCGGCAAGGCGGCTCGCATAGACCTTGCCCAATTCCTGGCCGACCATCAGGCGAATGAGATCAGCTTGCGTCAGGGACGCAGTCGCCACCGATTCCGCAACCGAGCGGCCTTCCCGCAGCACCGTCACACGGTCGGTGATGCGGAAGACCTCCTCCAGGCGATGCGACACGAAGCCGACCGCGCAATCGCCGGCGCGCAACGTATCGATGAGGCTGAACAGCCGATCGACCTCGCTCGGGCTGAGGGAGGATGTCGGCTCATCAAAGATGATGACCTTGGCCGAAACCGCCAGCGCCTTCGCGATCTCGACCAATTGCCTCTGCGCGATGGACAGGCTGTCCACCTTGGCATCGAGATGCAGGGAGTTCTGTTGGCCCAGGGTCTTCAGGATCGCCATTCCGCGTTCGCGCATCGCGGCGAAGGAAAGCCGCCCGGGCGCGCCCATATCGGCGAGGAAAATGTTTTCCATGACCGACAGATCGGCGGCCAGCGTGGTTTCCTGGGTGACCAGGAAAATCCCCGCATCCAGGCCGTCTCTGGGGTTACGCAAGGCGAGCGGTTTGGCGTCAAGGGTGATCTCCGCCTTGTCCGGCCGCGTGTGGCCGGCAATGACGCGGGACAAGGTGGACTTGCCGGCGCCATTGGCACCGAGCAGGCCGTGCACCTCACCCCGCGCGAAAGCGATATTGGCGCCGTTGAGCGCCCGCGCGGCGCCGAAGGATTTTTCGGCGCCCGTGACGATCAAGGCGGGTCGCGGCGAAACCGCCGCAACCGCCCCGCCCGCCCTGGCTTGCGCCGACACCGAAGCCCCCGTCAGCCGTCGCCGAGGGCGAACACGGTCTTGTTCGCGACCGGCAACAGGCTTTCGATATTCTCATGCGTCGCGATCATGATCGGCACGAGGATTTCCTTCTGCGGCGTGCCGCCCTTGAGTGCCGAGACCAGAGAATCCGCCGCCTGGCTGCCCATAAGGTAAGGCTGCTGCATGCCGACGACGACGAGCTGGCCGCTTTTCAGCAACTCGACGAATTCGGGAATGCCGTCGAACCCCGCCACGAGCACGTCGTTCTGGCGATTGGCAGCTTTCAGTGCCTGGAGCGCACCGAGTGTCGGCTGATCGACTTCTACGAAAAGCCCGCGCAGATCGGGTGTCGCCGTCAGCATGTCCTGCACGAACTTGTAGGTTTCGTCGGTGGTGTAAGACTGCATCTGCTTCAACGCCGCCTCATTGACGAGCCCCGCCGCCTTCATGGCATCGCGGAATCCTGCCGTGCGGTCCTGTCCGTTCTTGCGCGCGAGCGAAATAGTGCAGAGGCCGAAGGCGTCTTTCTGCCAGCCCTTGGCGATCATCGCTTTGGCAAGCTCTTGCCCAACGCCATAGGCGCCCTTGTAGTTATCGGACTTGATGAGGGTGACATAGTCGCCGCCGTTGGTGCCGATGTCGCAGATCACCACCGGCACGCCGTTGCGCTTGGCGAGGGCGAGCACGCTGGGCGCCGTAGAACTGTCCGTGGGGGAAATGACGATGCCCGCGACGTCGCGTGCGATGGCATCCTGTGCGTTCTGCAACTGCGTTTGAGCGCTGTTGTGAGAATCGAGAATTTTATAATTATAGCCCGCGGCTTTAATATGCGGGGCAATGCCCTTGCCGACCGCGCGCCAGAACGGCAGATCAAGCCCTGGGGTCAGATAGACGACCTCCTTGGCGGCGGCCGAGGCCCGTTTTATGCCAAGGATCCCGGCGGCGGCCGCGGTCGCACCAGCCGCGAGAAGCGTGCGTCGTTCCATTCGGTTTCCCCTTGGCTGAACGCCTTGAGGCGTCCAATATTGTTGGTGGTTCGGCCACCATACCACTTCGATTGAACTCGTCAAGAGGCCCAGTTGTATAACGGATGATGACTCTTAACACGCGATAATATTCCTTCCCGCGTATTGATTTGAGAGGTGGTTTCCGTCAGACTATCGCCATGAAACGATCCGCCGCTTTGTCATCGCCATCGAGCGTTTCCGCGGTGTTGCGAGCCGAGGGCGCCGAGACCCCACTGACCTTGAGAGCAGCGCGATCTCTGGCGCGCTCACAGGCGTATCAGTCCGCCGCCGATGCCCCGGCAACGCTGCGCGCCTACAAAGCCGATCTGGCTAACTTCAAGGCATGGTGCGTAGAGCGCAAGCTCGATCCCATGCCATCCACGGCCGAGGTCGTCGGCGCCTACCTGGCGGACGCCGGGCGCGGCTATGCGCTGTCCACGCTAAGACGGCGGGTCGCCGCCATTGCCCGAGCCCATCGCATCGCCAAGCAGCCGCTCGACACGCGCCACCCTGCGATCCGTGAGACCTTACGCGGCATTGCCCGCACCCATGGTGAGCCCCCTCGCCGCTCCGCCGCCATCACTACGGCGGAGATCAAGCGTCTGCTCCGTGTCTGCAGCGACGATATGGCGGGCACCCGGGATCAGGCCCTCTTCCTCGTCTGTTTCGCCGGCGCCTTGCGCCGCTCTGAGCTCGTCGGCCTCGATGTCGAGCATATCAACCGGACCGACGATGGCCTGCGCCTGCTGATCACGCGTTCCAAGACCGACAAGGAGGGCGCCGGGGCCGAGATTGGGCTATCGCGCGGTCGTGCCATGGCCACCTGTCCCGTGACAGCGCTGGAGCGCTGGCTTGAGCAGGCCGAGATCACTGCCGGTCCGATTTTTCGAAAGGTCGATCGTTGGGGGAAGGTCCATAGCGGTCGGCTCGATCCCGATGCCGTGCGCCAGATTCTCAAAAAACGTGCCCTGGAGGCGAAGATCACGGGAACGATCTGGGAGCCAATCACGCCCCACGGTATGCGGGCCGGGTTTGTGACGACCGCCTACAAGAACGGCGTTCCCGACGAGGAAATCATGGGCCACACGCGTCATCGAAGTCTGACGACGATGAGAGGCTATATTCGACGATCCAAGCTCAACACCTCGAGCCCTGCGGGTAAGTTGGGCTTATGACAGTAGCTGTTGCATTGCTGATGAAATGGCGGACCTTCGGGCTCTCCATTCTCGCCCGTAGCCTGCAGGCTTCCGGGATGCCGCCGGCTCATCAACCGTTTGTAGGAACGCGTTATGCCCGTCTCTGACGTCCTCGTCGCCGCCTTTTTTGCTTAGCCAAATCGCTATAGTCGCTGAGACTTCAAATTCTATGCATCATTCTCAGGCTTTTTTCGATCCTAGTGCCTCGATCTTAGGCACTGCGCCTATGGGCGAGCAATATCGCTAGTAATCGCGTGTTGCGAAACGTCATGACGTTCGTATGATTGATCCATGTCGTGGAACAGCGCCTCCCTGATCGACAGCCCTTTGCCGCTGTGGTCGCAAATCGCCGACCGTCTGCGGGCGGCTCTTGAGCGTGGCGAGTTCATTCCCGGCGACCGGCTGCCTTCCGAGGCGGACCTGAATGAGGCCTTTGGCGTCAGCCGCAGCACCGCGCGCGCCGCGCTCGACAAGTTGGAGAGCGAAGGTCGGATCACCCGCCGCTCCGGCATAGGCTCCATCGTTCTGCCACCCCAGGTCGATCAACCGGTCAATCTGCTGGCAAGCTTCGCGGAGGATATGCGCGCACGCGGCTTCATGCCGAGTTACCGGACACGGTCAGTCGAGATTACGATCGCGACGGCGGAGGTCGCTGAAGCCCTCGGTCTCGAAACCGGCACCCCTCTGGGCATGATCGATCGCCTGCTGCTGGCCAACAGCGTCGTCATCGGCCTCAGCCATTCCTGGCTGTCGCCTGCCATTGCCAACGTGTCGAATCTGCCAACCCGCGCGGAACTGGACTCAGGGTCGCTGTATCGATGGATCGAGCAGCGGAGCGGCCGCCGCATCGCCGGCGGTTCAGAGTTTATCCAGGCGGTGAACGCCGATGAGCAGATCGCGGCAAGCCTCAACGTCGCGGCTAACGCGGCCGTCCTGCTCGCGCGCCGCATCTCTCGCACGGCAGATGGGCAGCCGATCGAATATGCCATGCTCTACTATCGCTCCGATCTTTACCGCTTCCATATCGAGTTGACGCGGCCATGAACGGAACAGTCGCGCTCTTCGCGGGTGACGGCACGCTCGACCTTACGCTGCATATGCCGCGTCTGCCGGAACCGGACGAGAAAGTTCATGTGCAAGCAGCTTCGGAATCCGCAGGCGGTGTGATCGCCAACGCGGCTGTCGCCTGCGCGATGGCCGGCCGCGACGCACGCGTACTCATACAGGCCGGTGCAGACGATGCCGGAACGCGTGTGCTGGCCGAACTTGCAGCGCGCGGCGTCGATGTCAGCGCATCGATCCAGAGCGGCGAGAATTGCCGCGTCGTCATTCTCATCGAGCCGCATGGCGAAAAGCGCCTGCTGCTCTATCCCGGATCGAGTCTCTTCCCAAGCCTGACGCAAACGCAGTCTGTCGACCTCGACGACATCGGTTGGGTACATACGGCGATCTACGATCGCGCGGCTGCCGAAACCCTGATTGCGCGCTGCCGCGCTGGCGGCATACCCTGGTCGATCGACTTGGAGCCCGCCAGCTTCGCGGAGGGCATCGCAAGTCTGGCGCCACATCTTACCGGTGCTGCCATCGTCTTTTGCAATAGCCGCGCCGCCGATGCTTTGGGCGGTGACGCTGCCGCGCGCCTGCATGCCATGGGCGTTCGCGCCGTCATCCTGACTGAAGGTCCCGGTGGCGCGACATGGTGCGAGGGCAGCACCCACCAGCGAGTCGCTGCACCCGCCGTCGTTCCCGTGGATACCACGGCGCCGGGGACTGCCTCGCGGGTTGGGTCATCGCCGGGCTGATGGAGGGACGCACGAACCAAGTGGCTCTCGCCGAAGCCGTGCGGGCCGCGAGCCTGAGCTGCACTCGCCCCGGTGCGCAACTCTCCTATCCGACACGTGACGAAGTGAGGATCTCCGATGACTGCGCCTAAGGTTCTTCCCATCAAGCCGAGTGCGCTGGCCGAGCTCTTCGGCCGGCCCAAGCCCGTCATTGGCGTCATCCATCTGCGCGCCCTGCCCGGTGCCCCGCGCTATGACGGCTCATCCGTGCGCGCCATCTATGCCGAAGCCGCCGCCGATGCGCGCACCCTGGCTGAGGGCGGGATCGACGGCATCATCGTCGAGAATGCGAGCGACCTGCCCTTTTCGCGGCCCGAGGATATCGGGCCGGAGACGGTGGCCGCGCTGACCGCCGCCTGCCTGGAAGTGCGCGCGGCCGTGTCCACGCCGATCGGCATCACCTGCGTCGCCAATGGCGTGATCCCGGCGCTCGCGGTGGCCAAGGCCGTCGGCGCCCGCTGGGTCCGCGCCAATCAATGGGTGAACGCCTATGTCGCGAACGAGGGCTTCATGAATGGCCCGGCACCGCGTGCGCTGCGCTACCGCGCTGCCATCGGCGCCCAGGACGTTCGCATCTTCGCCGATGTGCATGTGAAATTCGGTGCCCATGCCATTACCGCCGACCGCAGCGTGACAGAACAATCGACCGACGCCGAGTGGTTCGACGCCGATGTGCTGATCGCGACCGGTGCCCGCACCGGGTCGCCCACCCAGGTCGGCGAAGTCGAGCAGGTGCGCGCCGGCACCAATCTTCCGGTCATCATCGGCTCCGGCCTCGACGCCGATCAGGTGCCCAGCCTCTTCGCGGTAGCCGATGGCGCCATCGTCGGCCAATGGCTGAAGCGGGACGGCGTCTGGTGGAATCCGGTTGATCCCGCACGGGTCGCGCGCCTGATGACGGCGGTCGAAAAGCTGCGCGGTGCCGCATGACGCCGCTGACCGACCCCACCGGCGTTTTCGCGGCGGCGCAATCCGGCACGCCACGCTGCGTCGTGCTGTTTCTGGCAAAGCGTCAGGTCGCGCCGTCGCCTGCCGACTTGGCCGGCATCGCAACCGTGTTGCGTCGTCTCCAGTCCCAAGGCTGGCTGCTATCGGTCCGTGCCATGCTCGCCCCGAATTTTGTTGACGAGCCGACCGGTTATGCGACGGGCTTCGCGCATGACATCGACATCGGCGGCATGTTCGAAGCGCCCTCGATGACCGCTGCCATGGCCGGTACGGTCGCTCTGGAACAGGCCGGCTGGGGCAAGCTCTTCACCACGGAATGGCTGCTGGGACCGCGCGAATTCGCGGCGGTGCAGGGCGCGCAGCCTGACCGCGATCGTCCCTGGGGCTTTCTCGCGCTATGGGAATGGAACGACGCCTGGAGCGCGGCCACGCCCGAGGAACGCCGCGACTACGACGCCGAATGCGACGTTGCCTTCGCATCCGATCTCGCCTCCGGTATCGACATCGCTGGCCGCCATCGCCTGGATTGGGCCAGCCGCTGGCATCATCTCGGTGCCTGGGAGGCGGAGAGCCCGGCCGCCATCGATGCCGCGATGCGTGAGCATGAGCGCGCGGCGGATTTCAAATTCACCACCTCTCGTCACTACATCGGCCGACGCACGCCCTTGCTCGCGCTGATCGGATCCGCTGCATGACCGATTGGATCTGGATCCACTACACGCGCGCGCGCCCGCATTGGTACGAATTATCCGATGCAGATCGTGCGGCGAAACGCGCCGCCTGGGCGGATGTCGCGCGGGAAACCGAAGCCGCTGGCGGCATTTCCCACGGCCGCTACAGCGTCCGTGGACAGAGCGACTTCGCGATCGTCGAGACCTGGGGCTTCCCGAGCGCCGATGCCGCCTTCGATCACTGGTCGCGCCTTACGCGCGCCGGTTATGCCGAGTGGTTCGTCTCGACCAACACGATCGGCCTGCGCTGCAAGGATCCGGCGTGAGCCAAACCCCGCTCCTGGAGGCGCGGGGAATCGGTCGGAAATTCGGCCATGTCCAGGCTTTGGACGGCGCGGATTTCACCGTCTATGCCGGTGAGATTTGTGCCCTCATCGGTGACAATGGCGCCGGGAAATCGACGCTGGTGAAAATCCTCTCGGGTGCCGACCGGCCGGATGCGGGCGAACTCCTGCTCGATGGACGCAGGATCATGCTGGACTCGCCTGTCGCCGCGCAGCAGGCGGGCATCGCGACCGTGTATCAGGACCTCGCCCTCGCGCCGGAACTCACGCCTTCCGACAATCTCTATATGGGCCGCGAATTGATG
Encoded here:
- a CDS encoding sugar ABC transporter ATP-binding protein, which encodes MSAQARAGGAVAAVSPRPALIVTGAEKSFGAARALNGANIAFARGEVHGLLGANGAGKSTLSRVIAGHTRPDKAEITLDAKPLALRNPRDGLDAGIFLVTQETTLAADLSVMENIFLADMGAPGRLSFAAMRERGMAILKTLGQQNSLHLDAKVDSLSIAQRQLVEIAKALAVSAKVIIFDEPTSSLSPSEVDRLFSLIDTLRAGDCAVGFVSHRLEEVFRITDRVTVLREGRSVAESVATASLTQADLIRLMVGQELGKVYASRLAATHGARECRLSVRNLRVDPLVKDISFDLHAGEILGLAGLVGAGRSEAVEGIFGLRHRRSGTMLLDGAAFAPRKPAQAIRAGVALVPEDRRHQAIAPDMTVRENLLLGHLAASRGFFCGYGRRRAQVEHLLGLLDLPLSRLDDDSLLNLSGGMQQKIIIARWLLLQPKVLMLDEPTRGVDIATRASIYKLLHKIADEGVAVLVVSSDFEELLGLCERVVVISDGRSTADVPAASLVEETLTLLAAPRSSMARVQHLLTGLASDYGGTAFWGIADSDRLAFLATAGTALPWLKAGQVTAMDDLPIGAALAAGGDRGLLVTILKNERGHDNGMIVLVLPDTTGTLDEGDVRRRIHAALAGDAADAVTEELGERV
- a CDS encoding substrate-binding domain-containing protein: MERRTLLAAGATAAAAGILGIKRASAAAKEVVYLTPGLDLPFWRAVGKGIAPHIKAAGYNYKILDSHNSAQTQLQNAQDAIARDVAGIVISPTDSSTAPSVLALAKRNGVPVVICDIGTNGGDYVTLIKSDNYKGAYGVGQELAKAMIAKGWQKDAFGLCTISLARKNGQDRTAGFRDAMKAAGLVNEAALKQMQSYTTDETYKFVQDMLTATPDLRGLFVEVDQPTLGALQALKAANRQNDVLVAGFDGIPEFVELLKSGQLVVVGMQQPYLMGSQAADSLVSALKGGTPQKEILVPIMIATHENIESLLPVANKTVFALGDG
- a CDS encoding site-specific integrase — translated: MKRSAALSSPSSVSAVLRAEGAETPLTLRAARSLARSQAYQSAADAPATLRAYKADLANFKAWCVERKLDPMPSTAEVVGAYLADAGRGYALSTLRRRVAAIARAHRIAKQPLDTRHPAIRETLRGIARTHGEPPRRSAAITTAEIKRLLRVCSDDMAGTRDQALFLVCFAGALRRSELVGLDVEHINRTDDGLRLLITRSKTDKEGAGAEIGLSRGRAMATCPVTALERWLEQAEITAGPIFRKVDRWGKVHSGRLDPDAVRQILKKRALEAKITGTIWEPITPHGMRAGFVTTAYKNGVPDEEIMGHTRHRSLTTMRGYIRRSKLNTSSPAGKLGL
- a CDS encoding GntR family transcriptional regulator, translated to MSWNSASLIDSPLPLWSQIADRLRAALERGEFIPGDRLPSEADLNEAFGVSRSTARAALDKLESEGRITRRSGIGSIVLPPQVDQPVNLLASFAEDMRARGFMPSYRTRSVEITIATAEVAEALGLETGTPLGMIDRLLLANSVVIGLSHSWLSPAIANVSNLPTRAELDSGSLYRWIEQRSGRRIAGGSEFIQAVNADEQIAASLNVAANAAVLLARRISRTADGQPIEYAMLYYRSDLYRFHIELTRP
- a CDS encoding BtpA/SgcQ family protein; amino-acid sequence: MTAPKVLPIKPSALAELFGRPKPVIGVIHLRALPGAPRYDGSSVRAIYAEAAADARTLAEGGIDGIIVENASDLPFSRPEDIGPETVAALTAACLEVRAAVSTPIGITCVANGVIPALAVAKAVGARWVRANQWVNAYVANEGFMNGPAPRALRYRAAIGAQDVRIFADVHVKFGAHAITADRSVTEQSTDAEWFDADVLIATGARTGSPTQVGEVEQVRAGTNLPVIIGSGLDADQVPSLFAVADGAIVGQWLKRDGVWWNPVDPARVARLMTAVEKLRGAA